In a genomic window of Flavobacteriales bacterium:
- the tsaD gene encoding tRNA (adenosine(37)-N6)-threonylcarbamoyltransferase complex transferase subunit TsaD, producing the protein MTAPKPLLILGIESSCDDTAAAVLADGVVRSNVVAGQLAHALWGGVVPELASRAHQEHIVPVVHQALREASVRAEDLDAIAFTQGPGLMGSLLVGACFARSMAQALGKPLIAVDHLKAHVLAHFIRDAEARPVPSFPFLNLTVSGGHTQLIVVEAPDRMRIIGTTLDDAAGEAFDKGAKVLGLPYPGGPLIDRRAQHGDPSRFALPSPVISGLDFSFSGIKTAFANLVRKGQASDPAFMERELPHLCAALQHRIVSELLAKLRKAAHAHGIRQVGISGGVSANRALRERAAALAAEEGWELFLPPFAYCTDNAAMVAMAGHFAHLSGQHATLDTVPVARW; encoded by the coding sequence ATGACCGCCCCGAAGCCCTTGCTGATACTCGGAATCGAGAGCAGCTGCGACGATACCGCCGCAGCCGTGCTGGCCGATGGCGTTGTGCGGAGCAATGTGGTGGCCGGCCAGCTAGCCCATGCGCTCTGGGGCGGCGTGGTGCCCGAATTGGCGAGCCGTGCGCATCAGGAGCATATCGTGCCCGTGGTGCACCAAGCGCTTCGAGAGGCCAGCGTGCGTGCAGAGGACCTCGACGCCATCGCATTCACGCAAGGCCCTGGGCTCATGGGCTCATTGCTCGTGGGCGCCTGCTTCGCGCGCAGCATGGCGCAGGCCCTGGGCAAGCCGCTGATCGCCGTGGACCATTTGAAGGCCCATGTCCTGGCGCACTTCATACGTGATGCTGAAGCGCGCCCGGTGCCCTCCTTCCCTTTCCTCAACCTCACCGTGAGCGGCGGCCATACCCAGCTGATCGTGGTGGAAGCCCCGGACCGCATGCGCATCATCGGCACCACGCTCGACGACGCTGCCGGCGAAGCCTTCGACAAAGGCGCCAAGGTGCTGGGCCTCCCCTATCCCGGCGGCCCGTTGATCGATCGCCGCGCGCAGCACGGGGATCCATCGCGCTTCGCGCTCCCTTCGCCGGTGATCAGCGGCCTCGATTTCAGCTTCTCGGGGATCAAGACCGCTTTCGCGAACCTCGTGCGGAAAGGCCAAGCGTCCGATCCCGCATTCATGGAGCGCGAGCTCCCGCACCTGTGCGCCGCTCTGCAGCACAGGATCGTGAGCGAACTGCTGGCCAAATTGCGGAAAGCGGCCCATGCCCACGGCATCCGCCAAGTGGGCATCAGCGGTGGCGTCAGCGCCAACAGGGCTTTGCGCGAGCGCGCGGCCGCGCTCGCGGCTGAAGAAGGCTGGGAGCTCTTCCTTCCGCCCTTCGCCTATTGCACCGACAATGCCGCCATGGTGGCCATGGCCGGCCATTTCGCGCACCTGTCCGGCCAGCATGCCACGCTGGACACCGTACCGGTGGCGCGGTGGTGA
- a CDS encoding response regulator transcription factor, protein MVTQRYSLVLVDDQSIFLDGIESLLERMPEVHVIGKAHNGRAALELVAEHKPDLVLMDINMPGMDGIEASKRMRKASPETRVIVLSMYGHREFVLELLDSGVGGYLLKSTSKDELMAAIRTVAEGRQYIAKELRALAKEADRHADRNGETKYGPLTSREVDVVKLILKERTTQEIAEALFLSVPTVETHRRNIFHKLDCRNIAGLVKYAMERGWAE, encoded by the coding sequence ATGGTGACGCAACGATATTCCCTGGTGCTGGTTGATGACCAGAGCATCTTCCTCGATGGCATCGAGAGCCTTCTGGAGCGCATGCCCGAAGTACATGTGATCGGCAAGGCGCACAACGGCCGGGCCGCTTTGGAACTAGTGGCCGAGCACAAGCCCGATCTGGTGCTCATGGACATCAACATGCCGGGCATGGACGGCATCGAAGCCAGCAAGCGCATGCGCAAGGCCAGCCCGGAGACCCGGGTGATCGTGCTGAGCATGTATGGCCATCGGGAGTTCGTGCTCGAACTGCTCGATAGCGGCGTGGGCGGCTACCTGTTGAAAAGCACGAGCAAGGATGAACTGATGGCAGCGATCCGAACCGTGGCCGAAGGGAGGCAATACATCGCCAAGGAACTCAGGGCCTTGGCGAAGGAAGCCGACCGCCATGCCGACCGGAACGGAGAGACCAAGTACGGGCCCCTCACCAGCCGTGAGGTGGATGTGGTGAAGCTCATCCTGAAGGAACGCACCACCCAGGAGATCGCCGAAGCCCTTTTCCTCAGCGTCCCCACGGTGGAAACCCACCGAAGGAACATTTTCCATAAACTCGACTGCCGCAACATCGCCGGCCTGGTGAAGTACGCCATGGAGCGGGGATGGGCGGAGTGA
- a CDS encoding ATP-dependent Clp protease adaptor ClpS, whose amino-acid sequence MSIQHDLEEALLEEVQLETGRLREIVLHNDDVNTFDHVIECLVAICGHDPIQAEQCAWIVHHNGKCSVKRGTFDQLEPKCTALLDQGLSADIQ is encoded by the coding sequence ATGAGCATCCAGCACGATTTGGAAGAAGCCCTCCTCGAAGAGGTGCAACTCGAGACCGGTCGCTTGCGCGAGATCGTCCTGCACAATGATGACGTGAACACCTTCGACCATGTGATCGAATGCCTCGTGGCCATCTGCGGGCACGACCCGATACAAGCGGAGCAATGCGCTTGGATCGTGCATCACAATGGCAAGTGCTCCGTGAAGCGCGGCACCTTCGATCAGCTCGAACCCAAATGCACCGCCTTGCTCGATCAAGGCCTCAGCGCCGATATCCAATGA
- the pepE gene encoding dipeptidase PepE, with protein sequence MQLLLISNSTMPGEPFFTWPRAHAQSFLVGRSRIAFVPFAAVEAQYDAYADRVAEVFSSFGKELFSLHRETDPAKALASADAVAVGGGNTFLLIRALYRKNLIKPIAEKVRSGMPYVGWSAGANVACPTVMTTNDMPIVEPPSMRALHLVPFQINPHYTEATIPGHGGESRDQRIAEFLAVHPGMPVAGLREGSLLQVNGSTMMLEGIGMRLFRHGQAAKELAGGMELPVSLAGA encoded by the coding sequence ATGCAGCTCCTGCTCATCTCCAACTCCACTATGCCGGGTGAGCCCTTCTTCACGTGGCCGCGTGCGCATGCCCAGTCCTTCCTCGTTGGCCGCTCACGCATCGCCTTCGTGCCCTTTGCGGCCGTTGAGGCGCAGTACGATGCCTATGCCGATCGCGTGGCCGAGGTGTTCTCCTCCTTCGGCAAGGAACTCTTCAGCCTGCACCGCGAGACCGACCCCGCCAAGGCACTCGCCAGCGCCGATGCCGTGGCGGTGGGCGGAGGCAACACCTTCCTGCTGATCCGTGCGCTGTACCGCAAGAACCTCATCAAGCCCATTGCTGAGAAGGTGCGCAGCGGTATGCCGTACGTCGGCTGGAGCGCCGGCGCCAACGTGGCCTGTCCTACCGTGATGACCACCAACGACATGCCCATCGTGGAGCCGCCGAGCATGCGCGCGCTGCATTTGGTGCCCTTCCAGATCAACCCGCACTATACCGAGGCCACGATACCCGGTCATGGCGGCGAGAGCCGCGACCAGCGCATCGCCGAGTTCCTGGCCGTGCACCCCGGGATGCCCGTTGCCGGATTGCGTGAAGGGTCACTGCTGCAGGTGAATGGAAGCACCATGATGCTGGAAGGCATCGGCATGAGATTGTTCCGCCACGGGCAAGCGGCGAAGGAGCTCGCGGGAGGGATGGAATTGCCGGTCTCACTGGCCGGGGCATGA
- a CDS encoding tetratricopeptide repeat protein has protein sequence MLHPNLFDRTSRSWSRILSTAALQVLVIGTMLAQHWPAYEQYRRIAQQNAADELRSMAKNWSASVDQRERHLGLLALATAELRSEDYRVALNLLDSIRSTVPATEVAIRSTAQRLMANALTLLGDPERGKQEAEAGLRLLPDTGFMRERIGLMNVKAEAQLFLPDGLNDAYDQFARTARVADSVGFAPGHSGSENGMGLIRLNQARYDEAWSHFTESLRLARVADSEMLMQNAVANLSITATMDGRYEQALRLCDSLLNELGDRSPEFRMMLHDEKSVIHRRNGRFDQALTELQRALALTDPANESIHQAKLLQSVAITYWQLGRHSDAFRTMKEVMAAAGRLGMTDLMSEAHLELHDWHAKQGNIAEALRHLQAHKALSDSLQSARYDEQLARSEALYGAEKKDHRIAEQQQALTIAAAEDRRKSIQRKAFIGASSLLGLIALLLFLLLRHRQRMARQQKALHDQQVDQLLSQQEIKSINAMLEGQEKERDRMAKDLHDRLGSMLGGIKANMSALEDRVEAMRQDQQYHKVTRLLDQTVSELRHISHDMAAATLSRFGLEKALNDLRETIHISGRLQVELNTFGLDQRLERSVEIAVYRIVQELVSNVLKHAKADQVTIGVTRAPGRLSVVMSDNGVGFDPGTVSNGMGLSNVRSRAAAIGANVQVDSAPGKGTTVSVECVVVE, from the coding sequence ATGCTGCATCCGAACCTCTTCGATAGAACAAGTCGTAGTTGGTCGCGCATCTTGAGCACAGCCGCTCTCCAGGTGCTGGTCATCGGCACCATGCTCGCGCAGCATTGGCCGGCCTATGAGCAGTACCGTCGAATCGCACAGCAGAACGCTGCGGACGAGCTGCGGTCCATGGCCAAGAACTGGTCAGCCTCAGTGGACCAACGCGAACGGCATCTGGGCCTCCTCGCACTGGCCACGGCCGAGCTGCGCTCTGAGGACTACCGCGTTGCCTTGAACCTCCTGGACAGCATCCGAAGCACAGTGCCCGCCACAGAGGTCGCCATCCGGAGCACCGCGCAGAGGCTCATGGCCAATGCGTTGACCCTGCTGGGCGACCCGGAGCGAGGAAAACAGGAAGCCGAAGCGGGCCTGCGCCTGCTGCCTGATACCGGCTTCATGCGGGAACGGATCGGGCTCATGAACGTGAAGGCCGAAGCACAGCTGTTCCTGCCGGACGGGTTGAACGACGCGTATGATCAATTCGCACGGACTGCCCGCGTGGCGGACTCTGTTGGCTTCGCGCCCGGACATAGCGGATCCGAGAACGGCATGGGCCTCATCCGTCTCAACCAGGCGCGCTACGATGAAGCATGGAGCCATTTCACCGAGTCGCTTCGGCTGGCCCGCGTCGCAGACTCCGAGATGCTCATGCAGAATGCCGTCGCCAACCTCAGCATCACCGCGACGATGGACGGCCGATACGAACAAGCCCTCCGGTTATGCGACAGCCTGCTCAACGAACTGGGCGACCGGAGCCCTGAATTCAGGATGATGCTGCACGATGAGAAAAGCGTGATCCACCGCCGCAACGGCAGGTTCGATCAGGCCCTCACCGAGCTTCAGCGCGCACTGGCCCTGACCGACCCGGCCAACGAGAGCATCCATCAAGCCAAGCTGCTGCAGAGCGTCGCCATCACCTATTGGCAGCTTGGCCGGCATTCCGATGCGTTTCGCACCATGAAGGAAGTGATGGCGGCGGCAGGTCGACTGGGCATGACGGACTTGATGTCCGAAGCCCATTTGGAGCTGCATGACTGGCACGCCAAGCAAGGGAACATCGCAGAAGCGCTCCGGCATCTGCAGGCGCACAAGGCCCTCAGCGATTCGCTCCAGAGCGCGCGGTACGATGAGCAACTCGCGCGATCGGAAGCCCTCTACGGCGCGGAAAAGAAGGATCACCGCATCGCCGAGCAGCAGCAGGCGCTGACCATCGCCGCCGCTGAAGATCGCCGGAAATCCATCCAGCGGAAGGCGTTCATCGGCGCCAGTTCGCTGCTTGGGCTCATCGCCCTACTCCTATTCCTTCTCCTGCGCCACCGCCAGCGCATGGCCCGCCAGCAGAAAGCGCTGCACGACCAGCAGGTGGACCAGCTCCTGAGCCAGCAGGAGATCAAGAGCATCAATGCCATGCTCGAAGGACAGGAGAAAGAGCGCGACCGCATGGCCAAGGACCTGCACGACAGGCTCGGCAGCATGCTCGGCGGCATCAAGGCGAACATGAGCGCGCTCGAGGACCGCGTGGAGGCCATGCGGCAAGATCAGCAGTACCATAAGGTGACCCGCCTGCTGGATCAAACGGTGAGCGAGCTCCGCCACATCAGCCACGACATGGCCGCCGCCACCCTCAGCCGCTTCGGCCTGGAGAAGGCCTTGAACGACCTGCGCGAAACCATCCACATCAGCGGGCGGCTCCAGGTCGAGCTGAACACCTTCGGGCTGGATCAACGCTTGGAGCGCAGTGTGGAGATCGCCGTGTACCGCATCGTTCAGGAACTGGTGAGCAACGTGCTCAAGCACGCGAAGGCCGATCAAGTCACCATCGGGGTAACGCGCGCGCCGGGCCGTCTGAGCGTGGTGATGAGCGACAACGGCGTGGGCTTCGACCCCGGCACGGTCAGCAACGGCATGGGGCTTAGCAACGTGCGATCCCGCGCCGCTGCCATCGGCGCTAACGTGCAGGTTGACAGCGCGCCAGGCAAGGGCACCACGGTGAGCGTGGAGTGCGTGGTGGTGGAGTAG
- a CDS encoding tetratricopeptide repeat protein: MGCCRNLLILLLFFHLHAAAQHWPAYGDYKRHFDRNEPDSLDALARRLAADSDPADQDFIELIRATAAFRRDDLENALFMLTDLEARADRTAPLLKGIVLRLLSVTYSNLGAHDRAVTDAAAGIAVLQDTPYKEELMASWVVKAEALIALNKLEQAMHALETAQSLADTTRSDRGASMIRLAMGSIRYKQGRYEEARADFTEASRIAVEGGHYRIAQAAIGNLGGVATMLGSFAEAEAIYQNLLRILGRKSPEIRARLHGQLGYIRLEQGRYDEAIVSCRRAIALADSIGDHRNAADAQHDLAYAIWSLHGAAMAEGQMRAALLAFDSLNWLERAQAAHYDLYELLKELGRHEESAEHLAQYAQISDSLGRSKHSTEMARLEMLFETERKEHRIAEQQQALALSTAESRRRTLQRNALIGATIALGLVALLLYRVLRHRQRMARQQKALHDQQVDQLLSQQEIKSINAMLEGQEKERDRMAKDLHDRLGSMLGGIKANMSALEDRVEAMRQDQQYQKVTRLLDQTVSELRHISHDMAAATLSRFGLEKALNDLRDTIHISGRLQVELNTFGLDQRLERGVEITVYRIVQELVSNVLKHAKADQLTIGVTRAPGRLSVVVSDNGVGFDPSTASNGMGLSNVRSRAASLGATVQVDSAPSKGTTVSVESPVLE, encoded by the coding sequence ATGGGTTGCTGCAGGAATCTGCTCATCCTACTCCTCTTCTTCCACCTGCATGCTGCGGCACAGCATTGGCCCGCCTATGGGGATTACAAGCGCCACTTCGACAGGAATGAACCGGATTCGCTGGATGCCTTGGCGCGCAGGCTGGCTGCCGATTCCGATCCGGCCGACCAGGACTTCATCGAGCTGATAAGAGCCACCGCCGCATTCCGGCGTGATGACCTGGAGAACGCGCTATTCATGCTCACCGACCTGGAAGCGCGTGCTGACCGAACCGCCCCTCTCCTGAAAGGCATCGTGCTGCGCCTGCTATCGGTGACCTACAGCAACCTCGGTGCGCATGACCGTGCGGTGACCGATGCGGCTGCCGGCATAGCAGTCCTCCAGGACACGCCTTACAAGGAGGAACTCATGGCGTCCTGGGTGGTGAAGGCGGAAGCGCTCATCGCGTTGAACAAGCTGGAGCAGGCCATGCACGCCTTGGAGACCGCCCAATCGCTCGCGGATACGACCAGGTCGGACCGAGGTGCAAGCATGATCAGACTGGCCATGGGATCGATCCGGTACAAGCAGGGCCGCTATGAGGAGGCCCGCGCTGACTTCACCGAAGCCAGCCGCATCGCTGTGGAAGGGGGCCACTACCGCATCGCGCAAGCCGCCATTGGCAATCTCGGAGGCGTGGCCACCATGCTCGGCAGCTTTGCCGAAGCAGAAGCCATCTACCAGAACCTTCTCCGGATCCTGGGCCGCAAGAGCCCGGAGATCAGGGCGAGGCTGCACGGCCAGCTAGGCTACATCCGCTTGGAGCAAGGCCGCTATGATGAAGCCATCGTGAGCTGCCGCAGAGCCATCGCGCTGGCCGATAGCATCGGCGACCACAGGAATGCCGCAGACGCGCAGCATGACCTGGCCTATGCCATCTGGTCATTGCATGGTGCGGCGATGGCCGAGGGGCAGATGAGGGCGGCCCTCCTCGCATTCGATTCCCTGAATTGGCTGGAACGGGCGCAAGCCGCGCATTACGACCTGTATGAACTGCTCAAGGAGCTGGGGAGGCACGAGGAGTCAGCAGAGCACTTAGCACAATACGCGCAGATCTCCGACTCGTTGGGTCGTTCCAAGCACTCAACGGAGATGGCGCGCTTGGAGATGCTCTTCGAGACCGAGCGCAAGGAGCATCGTATCGCCGAGCAGCAACAAGCCCTAGCGCTCAGCACGGCCGAGAGCCGACGCCGCACCCTCCAACGCAATGCCCTCATCGGCGCCACCATCGCCTTGGGGCTCGTGGCCCTCCTCCTCTACCGTGTGCTGCGCCACCGCCAGCGCATGGCCCGCCAGCAGAAAGCGCTGCACGACCAGCAGGTGGACCAGCTCCTGAGCCAGCAGGAGATCAAGAGCATCAACGCCATGCTTGAAGGACAGGAGAAGGAGCGCGACCGCATGGCCAAGGACCTGCACGACCGGCTCGGCAGCATGCTCGGCGGCATCAAGGCGAACATGAGCGCGCTGGAGGACCGCGTGGAGGCCATGCGGCAGGACCAGCAGTACCAGAAGGTGACCCGCCTGCTGGATCAAACGGTGAGCGAGCTCCGCCACATCAGCCACGACATGGCCGCCGCCACCCTCAGCCGCTTCGGCCTGGAGAAGGCCTTGAACGACCTGCGCGATACCATCCACATCAGCGGGCGGCTCCAGGTCGAGTTGAACACCTTCGGGCTGGATCAACGCCTCGAGCGCGGCGTGGAGATCACGGTCTACCGCATCGTTCAGGAACTGGTGAGCAACGTGCTCAAGCACGCGAAGGCCGATCAACTCACCATCGGGGTGACGCGCGCGCCGGGCCGCCTGAGCGTGGTGGTGAGCGACAATGGCGTGGGCTTCGACCCCAGCACGGCCAGCAACGGCATGGGACTTAGCAACGTGCGCTCGCGCGCTGCTTCCCTCGGTGCCACCGTGCAAGTCGATAGCGCTCCGAGCAAGGGCACCACCGTGAGCGTGGAGTCCCCGGTATTGGAGTGA
- a CDS encoding M48 family metallopeptidase, protein MKKIIKRSAIALAAIALIVACAKVPITGRRQLNLANESQLMAMGVAEYGKFLNENPPMPDNDPRVQQTRKVGQRIAEAATRFLNENNMSSRVAGFEWQFNVVNDNTVNAWCMPGGKVVVYTGILPVTQDEVGLAVVMGHEVSHAIARHGNERMSQGLALQFGGVALEVLTGENPGMARDLFLQVYGVGGALGMLSYSRKHETEADKLGLVFMAMAGYDPREAPKFWERMSQGGGQAPPEILSTHPSDETRMRDLEAFMPEALKYYKPGN, encoded by the coding sequence ATGAAGAAGATCATCAAGCGTTCCGCGATCGCCCTCGCCGCCATCGCGCTCATCGTCGCTTGTGCCAAGGTGCCCATCACGGGCCGTCGGCAACTGAACCTGGCCAACGAGAGCCAGCTCATGGCCATGGGCGTTGCCGAGTACGGGAAGTTCCTCAACGAGAACCCGCCCATGCCCGATAACGACCCGCGCGTGCAGCAGACCCGCAAGGTGGGCCAGCGCATCGCAGAGGCCGCCACGCGCTTCTTGAACGAGAACAACATGTCGAGCCGTGTCGCAGGCTTCGAATGGCAATTCAACGTAGTGAATGACAACACCGTGAACGCATGGTGCATGCCCGGCGGTAAAGTGGTGGTGTACACCGGCATACTCCCGGTCACGCAGGATGAAGTCGGGTTGGCGGTGGTGATGGGGCACGAGGTCTCGCATGCGATAGCCCGTCATGGCAACGAGCGCATGAGCCAGGGCCTGGCCCTGCAATTCGGCGGCGTGGCGCTGGAGGTGCTAACCGGTGAGAACCCCGGCATGGCGCGCGACCTGTTCCTTCAGGTGTACGGCGTGGGCGGTGCTTTGGGCATGCTCTCCTACAGCCGCAAGCACGAGACCGAAGCCGATAAGCTCGGGCTCGTGTTCATGGCCATGGCGGGCTATGATCCACGCGAGGCCCCGAAATTCTGGGAGCGCATGAGCCAAGGCGGCGGTCAAGCGCCTCCGGAGATCCTCAGCACCCACCCCAGCGATGAGACCCGCATGCGCGACCTCGAGGCTTTCATGCCTGAGGCGCTGAAGTATTACAAGCCCGGGAATTGA
- the corA gene encoding magnesium/cobalt transporter CorA produces the protein MKKVRARSGKAGLPPGALVHVGDDDLARLTTIDLFTYSSNEVSEQRLKSIEEFADLAPDRNGWLNIDGLNSERMLARIGERFNLHPLLLEDILNTDHRPKVEEYSDCLFVVSRMLGLDEETGGIQQEQICFVLRKGLVISFQETPGDVLDPIRERLRKDLGRVRRCGSDYLLYALLDVIVDEYFAIVERLGQRIEQLERKVVTRPGNEDLHTIQELRGLLITVNRYVTPMRELAGRLNTIQSELIDKSTRRYINDLQDHTVYIAETIGTFREMLLSVENTYHAGQNLRMTQVMKLLTIISTIFIPLTFIVGIYGMNFDHMPELRWHYGYFAVMAVMLVIALVMLAWFRRKRWL, from the coding sequence ATGAAGAAGGTCCGTGCACGATCTGGCAAGGCCGGCCTGCCTCCCGGCGCGCTCGTGCATGTGGGCGATGACGACCTGGCGCGATTGACGACGATCGACCTCTTCACCTATTCATCGAATGAGGTGAGTGAACAGCGATTGAAGTCCATCGAGGAATTCGCGGACCTCGCGCCTGACCGGAACGGCTGGCTCAACATCGACGGATTGAACAGCGAGCGCATGCTGGCGCGCATCGGCGAGCGCTTCAACCTGCACCCCCTGCTGCTGGAGGACATCCTGAACACCGACCACCGGCCCAAGGTGGAGGAGTACAGCGACTGCCTTTTCGTGGTAAGCCGCATGCTCGGCCTCGATGAGGAGACCGGCGGCATCCAGCAGGAGCAGATCTGCTTCGTGCTGCGCAAAGGGCTGGTGATCTCCTTCCAAGAGACGCCCGGCGATGTCCTGGACCCCATCCGCGAGCGGCTGCGCAAGGACCTGGGCCGTGTGCGCCGATGCGGCAGCGACTACCTCCTTTATGCCTTGCTCGATGTGATCGTGGACGAGTACTTCGCCATCGTGGAGCGCCTGGGCCAGCGCATCGAACAGCTAGAACGCAAGGTGGTCACGCGCCCGGGCAACGAGGACCTGCACACCATCCAGGAACTGCGCGGGCTGCTCATCACCGTGAACCGGTACGTGACGCCCATGCGCGAGCTCGCAGGCCGCCTCAACACCATCCAGAGCGAGCTCATCGACAAGAGCACGCGGCGCTACATCAATGACCTGCAGGACCACACGGTGTACATCGCCGAGACCATCGGCACCTTCCGCGAGATGCTGCTGAGCGTGGAGAACACCTACCACGCCGGCCAGAACCTGCGCATGACGCAGGTGATGAAGCTGCTCACCATCATCAGCACCATCTTCATCCCGCTCACCTTCATCGTGGGCATCTACGGGATGAACTTCGATCACATGCCCGAGCTGCGCTGGCACTACGGCTATTTCGCGGTGATGGCCGTGATGCTGGTGATCGCGCTGGTGATGCTGGCGTGGTTCCGGCGGAAGCGATGGTTGTGA
- a CDS encoding mechanosensitive ion channel family protein — MKEFLNDMGISALLLLKVALIVAGAFVAERLIRKALRRLYLRSGQGFEDRTRYRFFRNATRFLVGLIALAGVIYTVPSFKHLAVTLFAGAGILVAILGLATQRAFSNIISGIFIVSFKPFRVGDLIKVGSVDAGIVEDITLRHTVIVTFENRRIIIPNAVISDEVIVNSSINDEATCEFVEVGISYESDLDKAMAAMQAECEAHADALDKRTPEEAKRGAPKALVRLVRIEDSALLLRAYVWAKDPVTSRQMHYDLNRSIKLRFDREGITIPYPQRTVHVSGPITVRNA; from the coding sequence ATGAAAGAGTTCCTGAACGACATGGGGATCAGCGCGCTGCTGCTGCTGAAAGTGGCGCTGATCGTGGCGGGCGCCTTCGTTGCGGAGCGGCTCATCCGGAAGGCGCTCCGCCGCCTCTACCTGCGCAGCGGCCAGGGCTTTGAGGACCGGACGCGCTACCGTTTCTTCCGCAATGCCACACGCTTCCTCGTGGGCCTGATAGCGCTGGCGGGCGTCATCTACACGGTCCCATCCTTCAAGCATCTGGCCGTTACGCTCTTTGCAGGCGCGGGCATCTTGGTGGCCATCCTGGGCTTGGCCACGCAGCGCGCCTTCAGCAACATCATCAGCGGCATCTTCATCGTCAGCTTCAAGCCCTTCCGCGTCGGCGATCTCATCAAGGTGGGCAGCGTGGATGCCGGCATCGTGGAGGACATCACCCTGCGGCACACCGTGATCGTCACTTTCGAGAACCGGCGCATCATCATCCCCAACGCCGTCATCAGCGATGAGGTGATCGTGAACAGCAGCATCAACGATGAGGCCACCTGCGAGTTCGTTGAAGTGGGCATCAGCTACGAGAGCGACCTGGACAAGGCCATGGCCGCCATGCAGGCCGAATGCGAGGCCCACGCCGACGCCCTCGACAAGCGCACGCCAGAAGAAGCCAAGCGCGGTGCACCGAAAGCGCTGGTGCGGCTGGTGCGCATCGAGGATAGCGCGCTCCTGCTCCGCGCATACGTCTGGGCCAAGGACCCGGTCACTTCGCGCCAGATGCACTACGACCTGAACCGGAGCATCAAATTGCGCTTCGACCGTGAAGGCATCACCATCCCCTACCCTCAGCGCACCGTTCATGTGAGCGGCCCCATCACCGTGAGGAACGCATGA